A window of Laspinema palackyanum D2c contains these coding sequences:
- a CDS encoding type II toxin-antitoxin system VapC family toxin, translated as MKILLDTHIFLWFISGDTRLSVQVRDAIRDSNNQVYLSVVSVWEALVKYQLSKLPLPEHPGIYLPQQRELHQIASLALDETSVVELAKLPPLHRDPFDRMLICQALHNDLIIATVDSAIRVYPVRVM; from the coding sequence ATGAAAATTTTGCTAGATACCCATATTTTTTTATGGTTTATCAGTGGTGATACCCGCTTATCCGTTCAGGTTCGTGACGCAATTCGAGATTCAAACAATCAAGTTTATTTAAGTGTGGTTTCCGTTTGGGAAGCCCTTGTTAAATATCAGTTAAGCAAATTACCTTTACCAGAACATCCCGGAATTTATTTACCCCAACAACGGGAACTCCATCAAATTGCCAGCCTTGCCCTTGATGAAACGAGCGTGGTGGAATTGGCTAAACTGCCGCCTTTACATCGCGATCCATTTGACCGGATGCTAATTTGTCAAGCTTTACATAACGATTTGATTATTGCCACAGTAGATTCAGCCATTCGTGTTTATCCAGTCCGGGTGATGTAG
- a CDS encoding type II toxin-antitoxin system Phd/YefM family antitoxin, whose product MVRVTIEEIQRDPLEYLRRVEGGETLVIVRLDEAIAEIRPITPNQQLRPYGLCTGQFIVPDDFDAPLPEDILNAFEGK is encoded by the coding sequence ATGGTTAGAGTAACGATTGAGGAAATTCAACGGGACCCCCTAGAATACTTGCGCCGAGTCGAAGGGGGTGAAACTTTAGTGATTGTGCGATTGGATGAGGCGATCGCCGAAATTCGACCCATTACTCCGAATCAGCAATTGCGACCTTATGGGTTATGCACTGGACAATTTATTGTTCCTGATGATTTCGATGCTCCTTTGCCCGAAGATATTCTGAATGCCTTTGAGGGGAAATGA
- a CDS encoding nucleotidyltransferase family protein encodes MTTKIINRQIYDRLGITPEQLAEFCEHWQSVELALFGSILRDDFNPNSDVDILVTFQPNHSWGLEFIQMREQLSTLFNRPVDLMTLNSIINSHNILRRQSILYSAEVIYEKG; translated from the coding sequence ATGACCACCAAAATAATTAATCGCCAAATTTATGATCGCCTAGGAATTACCCCTGAACAACTAGCTGAGTTTTGTGAACATTGGCAGAGCGTCGAACTTGCCCTATTTGGCTCCATTCTCCGAGATGACTTTAACCCGAATAGTGACGTAGATATTTTAGTCACGTTTCAGCCTAATCACTCTTGGGGTTTAGAGTTCATTCAAATGCGAGAACAACTCTCTACTCTTTTTAATCGTCCTGTGGATTTAATGACCCTAAACAGTATTATCAATAGTCATAACATTCTCCGTCGCCAGAGCATCCTCTATTCAGCCGAGGTCATCTATGAAAAAGGATAA
- a CDS encoding type II toxin-antitoxin system HicB family antitoxin, whose protein sequence is MNRYSMIVQWSDEDQLFLVTIPEFSDKVVMPCTHGKTREEAIRNGEEVIEMYLEAWQAEGDVIPEPKTLEMA, encoded by the coding sequence ATGAATCGATACAGCATGATTGTTCAATGGTCTGATGAAGATCAACTTTTCCTAGTCACAATTCCAGAGTTTTCTGATAAGGTCGTGATGCCTTGTACTCACGGAAAAACTCGTGAAGAAGCTATCCGCAATGGGGAAGAAGTGATTGAAATGTATTTAGAGGCTTGGCAAGCCGAAGGTGATGTGATTCCTGAACCGAAAACACTTGAGATGGCTTGA